DNA from Eucalyptus grandis isolate ANBG69807.140 chromosome 5, ASM1654582v1, whole genome shotgun sequence:
TGAACGTCGGCCGATCCTTCGTGATCGATTTTCGTCCTCAAGAGTGCGTAGAGCGCACCCTCTGTGTGGAAGTCAAGAGAGGAATTACTTGTGCTCCCGATATTCTCGTGGTGAAGCTCCAATACAGCATGGGAATGTCTTGCGGAGCTTGGCAGGAATTACTTGTGCTCTGTATGTTGTAACTCCTACATTTGTCGAGTATCCGGAACAGGTGCTATCTAATTTTAATAGACATCCACGGCTTGTAGAAAAGGATAATTGTTTGCAACTCTGGATCTAGTCTACACGTCCATAACTGTTCTGTGAGAAAGGCCTTTCGCTCTGCTGGAGTCTTGAACCAGCAAAGCATTTTTGCGAAATGAATGTATTTTCCACCCCCAGATTCTCAAAATGCTTGGCAAATGATCCCTGGTATTTTGGTTATTGGAAACTCAATGGCTATTGTATGACAATTGTAGACATACTAATAAACCGCTTGAGTTCTTCTGGAATTTCATCTTCGGGAGAGAGAGACATAGGATGAATAAATGGATATTCCGGATACACGCCACTTGGTTGAAAATCCAATCCGCCatactttttgaagattttatattgaTATTCCCACATGAGGTTTGTGAGAATATCAAAAGAGCATTAGACTAGATCAAAGTCCAGAACTTCAAGAGGATATATTCTGTTGGGAAATTTAGGTCTCATGTCTTGCGTTTGGAATTCACCATTAAGACTTATGGAAATAAACATGAAAAGTGACAAGTCTTCCTTGGGTGTAGTCAAAAGATATGCAAGAGtattattttctcatttcatATCGTTGAACTgaaaagaatattttaaaaccattcaatttatctaataaGTTGCAGACGAGGCTGCTACTTCTGTTTGAACTTCATCATCAAGttaaaggaaacaaaatccATCTTGACAAGAAAATGATAACCAATAagatggattttgaattttttaatttcatatttaaGGGCTAGTATTTCCTTGAAAGCGGAGTGATAACACATCTCGGCATTTATGAAGCTTCCACTTTTAATTCTGCatattctccttttttttccatctatttCTTCAAGAATGGTTAATgctcaatatttttcattggcatCAGTTCGAAGAATTTGCTGTTAACAAACTTTAAGGACGTGAAAAATCAAAAAGCTCTTTATCAACAAGATTTCCAAATGATATGTTTACTAACAGATTATGTAATGCCGATGAAAtgattcactttcttcttcaagGGGAGACGAAATGTtcgaagagagaaagagagggggttGTTGAACAATTGTCAAATTCaagagaagaaatgaagatTATGTAAAGTTTGATACTTGAGAGTTTCCATCTTTAAACATGACTTCATTACAACAAATTGAGAAGGTCAATTGAATATACGAAATAGTGGAGGAACACCTCTCCCTTTTTTTCAGTGGCTGTGATGACGATTAAGACAAAATAATTAGAATGCACATTACACGATCAGTTGATTGGTTGGATCCAACAAatcagtgttttttttttctttcagtgGCTGTGATGACGATTAAGAAAATTGTTGTTCCATTCAGAAGGTGAGAGAGGCCTATGGCCTTCAACGGGGCAACTCTAAGAGAGATTTCCTTCAAAAATGGGATGAAAGTATACTTTTACCCCTTAAATTTGTCCTGCACGTGCTAATGGAAAATATAGTtataacaatataaaaaaaaaattaagggaatAATGGGTAACAGTCGACAGTTTAGAGTCGAATGTGTATTATTCCGAAATTCGAGGGAGTTTCGTATAATTTCTCCTAATAGTAGGAATCAGCCAGAAATTAAATGCTCATACCAAATATGATTCGCATTCTCTAGTTTCATAACTTTGGTTATGAAATGGTCATTCCGTTCCATACGTTTATCACTTCtttataggaaaaaaataaaacaagaataaattaattttgagtacttACTATGTgtatcaaaaattaaataaactatGCATTGTAAAATAACTTATTACTAGAAATATGAATATTTCAAACGTCGTCACAAAccactatttagacgtaaaaTCTCATGGGTCGGCTCAGTAAACAACCTCTAGGATCCCCACTTAAGTGGCGAGCATCCGGAGATTCGAACGATGAGATAGTAAAGCCAAACCATCACACCTACCTACCGGTGGGTtagaaatatgaatattattggCTATTTCCTTCGTCATgtgattcatttttataattcatTATCAAATAGTGATTATATCTtcaacaaatgattttttttttttaattgtcaaTGGTGCTTGGTAGATTCCATTATTAATGCCCCACGACCGTTACTAAACTCCTGACAAGACAAGACCATATACAGTTAAGCAGACATAGCGGAAAAGCTCGAAAGCAAATTGGTTATGAAAGCGAGACTGAACTTGAGGGCTGATTGCAGACGCCTTGGCTCCCTTCCCCTGTTCAATCACCCACCATTACTCTTCGGAGATTCTCGAGCCCCGGCAACAGCGAACCCTCCTATCTTGGAGCTCGATGGCGTCCGGCGTCGGTATCAGCACTCTGCTCCCGTCGGCCGCTCGAGGACGGAGACGGTGGCGGGGACATTCCACGCCACGGCAATCAAGAGCGGCTCTGTGCAGAATGCGAGCGTTGGCAACTACGTCCTGGCTCTTTACGCGAAAGCTCGAAAGTCGGGTGATGCCCGGAAGCTGTTCGGCGTATTGCCTGTGCAAGACGTCCGGGGTTGGACGATTCTTCTGTCCAGCTTCGCGCGCGACGGGTCTTGCGGGATGGTTTTGGATCTTTTCAGGGCTATGGTGATCGAGGGTGTTTGTCCGAATCACTTCACTTTGTCAAGTGTCTTGAAGTGTTGTTCGGGCTTAAATGAGCTCAAGCTGGGGAAAGTTGTTCATGGGTGGATCATCAGAAACCAAATTCATGTTGATGCAGTGTTGGCGAACTCTATTCTTGATGTTTATGCGAAATGCGGGGATGTTGTTGTTGCGGAGAGGTTGTTTGATTTGATGAGAGACAAGAATACCATTTCTTGGAATGTAATGATCGGTGCCTACCTACGTGATGGAGATACAGAGAAATCGTTCAATTTATTTCAAAGGATGCCTTCCAAAGATGTTGCTAGTTGGAATACGATTATAGATGGGCTTATGCAAAATGGACTAGAAAGAAGTGCACTGGAGTTGCTTTATGAGATGAAGGAAAAAGGACCAGTGTTTAACGAGGTGACCTTTTCCATAGCTCTGGGTTTGGCTAGTATTTTGTCTCTTTTGGATGTTGGAAGGCAAGTTCATGGGATAGTTATTAGATTGGGAATCAACAGTAATGAATTTATCAGGACTTCTCTCATAGACATGTATTGCAAAGGTGGAGAAACTGAAAAGGCTTCAATAGTATTTAATCGTTGGCCTTTAATGTTTATGAGCACAGAGAATTCCGAGATAGCTTATAAGGATGCATATGCATGCAGTTCATTGGTTTCTGGGTATGTGAAGAATGGCAACTATGAAAATGCCTTTGAAGTATTTAACACGATGGTCCAAAAATGTATGAAGGTGGACAAATTTACCATTACAAGCATTATTTCAGCATCTGCAAATGTTGGTATATTAGAACTTGGTCGAAAGATCCATGCCTATATCCTGAAAGTTGGCTATTACCTGGATGTTCACCTTTCTTCCTCGTTAATTGATATGTATTCCAAATGTGGGAGCCTTGATGATGCATTGTCAGTATTCAAGCAGAGTCAAGACTCGAATGTTGTGCTATGGACTTCAATGATATTCAGCTTTGCTTTGCATGGGAGAGGTAAGGAGGCTGTTCGGCTTGTCGAATGTATGATAAATAAGGGAATTATACCAAATGAGATAACTTTTGTTGGTATTTTAACTGCTTGCAGCCATACAGGACTGCTTGAAGAGGGTCGTGAATATTTCAGGCTCATGAAAGATGTATACGGAATCAAACCCGGAATAGAACACTATGCTTGCATGGTGGATCTTTATGGGCGAAGCGGTTTATTGAATGAGGCTAAGGAGTTTATTTATAGCAATGGCATATCTGACCAAATTGCAATTTGGAAGTCATTTCTATCTTCCTGTCAACTCCACAAAAGAGGTGATATGGGGAAGTGGGTTTCTGAGAAACTAATCCAACTCAATTCACTTGATCAGGAACCTTATGTTTTATTGTCAAACATGTATGCCACTGATCAAAAATGGGAGCAGGCTGCTCTAGTTAGAAATCAAATGCAAAAGGGAGGGCTTAAAAAGCACCCTGGGCAATCATGGATCCAAGTGAATGGTCAGGTGCATGCATTTATGATGGGAGACTATTCGCACCCCCAAGCTGCCGAAGTACATTCGTACTTGGGCAAACTAATTGGATGACTAAAGGAAATTGGAGATTCCCCGAATATGAAGTTGCCAATGCAGGATGTAgaataagaagagagagaatactCTTGTTTACACAGTGAGGAGAAGAGAACCGTCCTTTGATGTTTGGAATTTGTGTTGACTGTCAAAACAGTGCCAAGTTTGCTTCTTCACTCTTAGATAGGGAAACAGTCATCAGAGATATACATCAGTTCCATCATTTTAAGAGTGACCAATGGTTCTGTGGTGAATTTTGGTGAAAGCGACTTCAGAAAAAACATGTCATGTAGATTGTTTCAGTGAGGTTTAAAACTTTCAGTAAGTGGGAGACAAGCAATCTAGATGTACCCATGAAAAGTAGCTTCACAAATAAAGTGTGTGGAAAATCTTGGTATCTGGGCTTGTTAAGGCTGAAAAAAGACTAGTTCCTCAAGCTTCAGCATCCAGCTATCATTGGCATCCAAATTGTAGAATTCAGGCAAGAGAGCAGGTACACTTCTTTGTTTCACATTTTTTTACCATATCTATGATGCTTCAGTTAGTATATTAATATGACGAGTTCACAAACAGGATAAGCCAGAGCAATTCCAAGTTTTTCCTTCCTCATTATACCCTATATTTACcaataaaatgaagaaagttCACCCTATGCTTGGGCTGTTTACCTTTTAATAAgcaagaagagaaaatcaatgaTAACTGTGGCCAAGTTTTGCAACGAATCGACAATGAACTCTCAGATGTTGTTGAAGCATGTAGAGAAGAGTTGCTGCAGTGTAAGCTTTGAGTATGTTATCTACTTCTTCCTGAAAGAGCTACATGGCTTGTTTCATGAGAAACTAGATGTCACAGTTAAATTGTGCTTGCAACAGCAgtcatttatttaaatgtgcTTATATAACGAGAAGATTGATTCAATAGGTAACCCTTTCTCCCTGGTTCCTGGGGTGAAAAAGATGAATAGGGGGATAGAAAAGATGTGTCCGTGGATCTGTCCTTAAGCCTGTACTTTCTGCTACAGTTGTGGTGGGGGAACATGAGGAGTATCGCTGCATGCTGAGAATCAAAGAATGAGAGGCATAAACAGGCCAGCAAAATTCCAGAAGCAATATATCCTCCTGAAGAAATATGAAGCACTGAAGTATCTTGGTGACTCTACATCTGAATCTAGGGCCAGTTTTTCCCGGACTCGGATCCACTAAGACCAGGTCGATCTCCACGGGCTGAACACTTGGATCTCACACATGGTGTTTACATGATCAGCGGTAGACTATGGACCTAGTCTAGTAGACCGGGGTCCATGCAAGAAACTTTCCCAATTTGGGGTCgaagaggaaaaaggacaaCGGAGTCACTTGACTATATTTTACAAATGTTTCTTACTTCTTATCCTTCAACGTCATATTAAGAGTCTATGATATGAATTGTCAAGGCGATGGACTATAAGAATGCCTTCCAGCTGCTTCTTCCTGGCCCGGTTATAGTATTTGCGAATCAGCTTTGCCGAGCGCCAAATTCACTGGTATTAATGTGCTATCATTTCCTCAAAATCCATAAACTCGATTTTCTTGTGCGAATTGAGCAATTAGTAACGTCATCTTAGCTGAAAGTTATTCTGGTGGATTGCGCAAGGAAAATCGCCCGTCAGAATTAAGGGAAATACTGCGTGTCGGCACAAAATTTAATCTTTAATTAGACTGATTATAATTCACAGATAATGTAGGATCCGCATCACTCAAAAAATaaccaaacaaaacaaaacaagaagattCACATGAATCCACACTGACATTGTTTATTCTGTCACGTTAGTGATAAATTCTGTCAAGGCAATAGATTTCCCTCTATGAGGGTCAGCTAGTTCTAGAACAACCAAAAAGCTCACACTCCAGTATAAAAAGGGTAAGACTCCCCATCATTCAATAAACTGATCTTTCACCAAGTTTTCACCCAGCTTGCATATATCAAATGAACCAAAGCAGCCTCTAAGATCCAGCTCACATGCATCCAAATTGTGAACTCAAGCGTTGATTCCACTCCCATGTGACTTGGGTTAACCGGTAATCCCGTCTGCATTTCAATGAACCGCAAGGGATTTAATTTCTCAGGTGGACTGATAAGGAGACGATTGATGTTGCAAACAGAACCTTCAAGGACTTCAGTGCAAGAATCCGGTTGTCTTACAGCAAGTTCTCCATCATAAATCAAAAGAGAGGACAAatagaaaatggagaaaaataagTAGCACTGGATCATGTGCTTCACTGCACATGCTCAATTGAAATGCTTCCAGGCACCCAACCACTGCAATCAGGCATGTGCACACACCAAATTTGGAGGGATTTCAGTAACCATTGATCTGTGGGCGAGGAGTGGGACCTGTAAGCCGTGAGAAGGGCATCTGCGGCTGTGCAGGGATACCCTTTTGACCAGGCAACTTTGGAGTTGACGGCTGACCCGAGAATGAACCAGAAAATGCTTGAGCAAGCTCAACAGCTGAAGCTGCTTTGCCGAATCGCACACCTGCTTCCGGAGAAGCTGGTTTTGGTGGCTCCTCCACTGGCTTGCGCCATGTTTCAGGAGAAGGCCGCCTCTCTGGCTGCTGCTGTTGATGTTGAGGGGGCTGCTGCCTCTCTGCTTCTCTACCATTCCGACGATTCTCATTGCGCCAATTCCTCTTTTGTGCATCATCTTTTTCAACTATCCTTTGATCCTTCCTCTCAAATTTCTTCCCATTTCTCTGATCAATAACAAGGTTTTCAGATTGTTCGCTGTAATTGGTAGGTGTAACATTCCCAGAAGCTCTCTCTGTTCTTGGAACATCATTTTTTAACCTTCAAAGAAAAGTTCACCAATATAATCAACATCACGAAATGTGCACAACGAAGAAGGCACAAAGTAGTTAAAGTGAACACCTGTCAGAACTTGGTCCCAAATCGCGATTGTTGACAGGAACATCATcgacccctctctctctaagaacctgaaaaaataaatagatatgtGATAGAGTTGGGACATAAACCGGGACAATAAGCTTCTAGTTTCACCATCCCCAAAGGAAAACAAGACAACTAGGGGAAAGCACCTCCCTGCCCCCTCTTTTTTACCAATAAGAACACAAGGAGAAACTCTCCCTTGTAAAATGAGAAAGGCCAATGAAAAGAGTAAAAAGGACATTAAGAAGGGTATACTGCAAATTTGGCCATTAAAGTTGCACTTCTTTTTGGATTTATCAATTATGCTGATCTTGTCGCCCAGCTAACAATATGCCTAATGTAGCATCCTCCCACTCTTCTTTAGTTTTCTAATGGCTACTGACGGGAGAGTGAATGAAAATTTTAACATACAGTTTATGAACCATGGCAGTGAATTAGTGATTGACATTGCATCAATCTAAACTACAAATTTGTGATGGGGGCCTGCATTATCCAATGGGAATAACTACACCTAAATAAATTGGTAAGTTAGAAGGAGACATCAAAACTTGACCTTGCGCCATGTGGCTAACGAAGTTATAATCTATCCAGATACAGAAAATTGCAGTAATCATTAGGAAGATAAACCTATTTAATATTCCTGAGAGAAACATATACAAGCACTCACCAATTCTCGTGGACGAGCACCACCAAACACTGAATTCCTGCATCAATCATATGAGATAGCATGTAAGAATTCCTTAGAGAAACTGTTTCAATGCAATGATCTAGGAAAGAATTAATGAGATCCACCCCTTTTAAGGCACCAATATATACAGAtgtccacagagagagagagagagagagagagagagctccagGGAGCCATCTAAATAACAGCGTAATTACCCATGAGTCGTGTATCACTGAGACAACTCTACAATTCTTGTACCAACTGCTTTGAAAAGATCTTATTTGCCAAGACAAAATGGGAAttcattcaaaaataaatgccCAATCTATCTTCATGCATGACAACTTCAGTCTAATTGTCGAAGCTGTTGGCATATTCAGCCACCCCCCATGCCAAAGCAAAAATCATTATCACAGCAACACATAAGGTCTTGTAGACATATGACAGAATATTTAGTGAGGGTCCTAGATGGGTAACTATACTACAAGTGAAAATTCAACTGTCCTGCTTCAATAGAATAAAGTGAATCTTTACATTGCCATGAAGTTAATAAGCCCAAAAGTATATCAACACATAACAGGACAGGTCATGTCTTCAAGTACTTGATGTCCAAGATTATGTCTAACAAAATCATGTCTCTCTGGCCTCAAATTGAGACAAGTTTGAGTCTGGTAGAAGATTTTCGACTAACTTAAAACATTTTAAGCACCTGCTGCATGCAAATACTGGTTAGACAAACAACATCGATACAACATCCAAAGCTGACATGAAGAGCAACAATGCCAACatgagaaaaacaaaagcaagaatTACCCGTCAAGCATTACCTTAAATAGAAACcactcatgaaaaaaaaaaaaaaaacgaattacttctccattttcattttaagaaaggaaagaatagaACCTCATGTGTCCCATCGGTTCGTCGTAGATGATATTAATGGGGACTCTTCTTGAAAGTAGATAACCTATGTGTGAAGATTTTACTCGCAACTGAAAACTCTGTCACAACCAGTCTTTCTGGAAGAATGCCCTTGTTTTTCAGAAACAAAAGCAGCACAAGATTGTGTGGCAATGACTGTTCTGAAGACACTGTTTTGAAAGTGTTTTCAGAAATTAGACTGTATTCTGAATGTACTAAAGTGGTTATACATCAATTTACCCACATGTTATCAGTTTTTCATTAGGGGATAACAAAGATCAAATTCCATGGCACTAATCCtcaaaacaatttttgagcAATAATCTCAATTTCCAAAGACAGGCTGCACAGTCATCCATGAAAGGACTACATTCTTCACTCACCTATCACGTTCACCGTTTCCTTCAATGGGCTGTGATCTtggtttcaaggtcaatttCGGACGCTCTACCACCTGACTCCCACTTTCAGTTCCATGTAAAGCATGCTTCGCAGGATTCACTATGCCCTGCAATTCATCAGTTGTTCCTGGGTGTACCGAATCAATTGGTCTCTGATGCACCTATATCAATCAAAGAAGCAACAGGAACAAAATTAAAGCATAGACAACCACAATGATAACTGTAGAAGCACTAAGAATGCATACCGGTTTAGGTTCAGCAGAAGGTGGTTCAGAACTCTCCAATGGCCTTGTCCTTGGAAATAACTTCAACTTAGGCCTCTCTGATGCTTCTGAAGGCACTGGTTGCTGCACTCTAGATTGACCAAGTTTACCCTCTGTATGCACCAGTTTAACAGACTCAGAATAAATAAgtgggttcttttcttttccatcagaAGACACTAGATCCTCAACCTTCATATGATCTGGCAATCCTTTCCTACCACCATGAACCCCTTCAGCAATATTCAAATTCCTCTCCGCATGCCTTGCCAGCGGTGCATCATGATTTTCCCTCACAGCCACCACATTGCTCCTTTTATACTTCCCATCATCAACCCCCCTGGTGATTAACTCACTTTCTTCCTCCGCAAACTTACTGACTTCCACATCGACCTGATACGGAACCGTTGGTTTTGACTGCCACCTACCAGATGACACCTTTTCAAGAGCACTGACATGAACCAGTTTGGAAGCAGCATTTGAAGCAGACCAGGCAGACTGCAATGACTCTCCGACACCTGCAGCCTCCTTCCTTGCCGCCCAGACATTCGGCGAAGACCCAGGAACTCCAGGCCTGTTATTCCCACCTGCACTTGTCGAACTAATACCCAATGGCGCACCCTCTGCAGCTACTCCAAGGTAGGGGCTATGAGGATGGCTCGGCAATTGCAGAACCTGAGATTGGCCCTGCTGACTCGGAACCCTGCCCACCGTGGCAGATTGTGGCTTCAGCTCCACACGGGAAGAAACCCGGATGCTGTCATCGCTAATCGTCCGGCGCGGGGCCGATATTCCATCGAGGGGCTTGCGCTCGTCTTCGTCGAAATTCCGGCCGATCGGCATAGTCTGACTGAGGAACGGCGACTTGTCATCGAAATGCCTGGTCGCCGGGGACGAGTTCGGCCGAGCACGGACATCAGGACGGCCCACAGGGTTCCCCCACGGTGCCTGCCTCTCGAATCCCGGACGGTCCGACGGCCTCGCGGTGCTGCggcatcccaaaaaaaaaacaacgcaTTAATCATCACCCATCTAGGCGCAGATCCAGTTCATCCATCAATGAGCAACACCACAAAACCAACCGACCCAAATCAAATCAAGCAGACCCCATTACACCCAGAGGACGCTAAGAGCAAACCCAAAGCTCAGATCCGACAAAATACGAAAGAGGGTTAACCTCGGACACGGGAACACGCTCGCGAAAGAACACGCAGATAAAAACAACATCAAGGGCCCTCGAGGGGGGGTTCGGAGAAGCTTACACGCCGGGAGCGGACGGGAGGGGGAGATCGGAGGGGATGGAGCCGCCGTGGAAGTCCTTGAGCGTCATGGTGCTGCCGCTGAACGCCTTCTTCTTCGACATCGCCgccctccccttctctctctctctctctctctctctctctctctctctctctcgccctctcTACCCACCACCGAGCGCGACTTCCGGCGTCGGATTCTCTGCTCTCCCGCGGAAATCGCCTCTCGCGAAGCACGGTCGTTCGTTCGGTCGGGTCGgtcgccctcctcctcctccggcgagAGAAGCTCGAATCTGGCGCTGCGAAACGGCGAGCCTCCACCCCAGATATATTTTTCCCCGGAGAAGAAAGTGAGAATCGCCGCGAGAACGCCTCTCCCCCATGTTTTCCTCGTTCTGCCGAGGCGATAAGGGTGGGCCGAACCGTTCGGCGGCCGAGGCCCATTTGAACGGGCTCTCTTTGGGCTGGGCCTCGGCCCAATCTTGTCGTCGTTGATTCCCTTTCATACCCTAAATGAAACAAATATCCCgtttatttcgcgaaaaatgaatgatttagaaaatatttttcctaaaatatcaACTTgcattgcttgaaataattagccaataaaaaaaaattcattattta
Protein-coding regions in this window:
- the LOC104445479 gene encoding putative pentatricopeptide repeat-containing protein At3g23330 isoform X1; the encoded protein is MKARLNLRADCRRLGSLPLFNHPPLLFGDSRAPATANPPILELDGVRRRYQHSAPVGRSRTETVAGTFHATAIKSGSVQNASVGNYVLALYAKARKSGDARKLFGVLPVQDVRGWTILLSSFARDGSCGMVLDLFRAMVIEGVCPNHFTLSSVLKCCSGLNELKLGKVVHGWIIRNQIHVDAVLANSILDVYAKCGDVVVAERLFDLMRDKNTISWNVMIGAYLRDGDTEKSFNLFQRMPSKDVASWNTIIDGLMQNGLERSALELLYEMKEKGPVFNEVTFSIALGLASILSLLDVGRQVHGIVIRLGINSNEFIRTSLIDMYCKGGETEKASIVFNRWPLMFMSTENSEIAYKDAYACSSLVSGYVKNGNYENAFEVFNTMVQKCMKVDKFTITSIISASANVGILELGRKIHAYILKVGYYLDVHLSSSLIDMYSKCGSLDDALSVFKQSQDSNVVLWTSMIFSFALHGRGKEAVRLVECMINKGIIPNEITFVGILTACSHTGLLEEGREYFRLMKDVYGIKPGIEHYACMVDLYGRSGLLNEAKEFIYSNGISDQIAIWKSFLSSCQLHKRGDMGKWVSEKLIQLNSLDQEPYVLLSNMYATDQKWEQAALVRNQMQKGGLKKHPGQSWIQVNGQVHAFMMGDYSHPQAAEVHSYLGKLIG
- the LOC104445479 gene encoding putative pentatricopeptide repeat-containing protein At3g23330 isoform X2; the encoded protein is MKARLNLRADCRRLGSLPLFNHPPLLFGDSRAPATANPPILELDGVRRRYQHSAPVGRSRTETVAGTFHATAIKSGSVQNASVGNYVLALYAKARKSGDARKLFGVLPVQDVRGWTILLSSFARDGSCGMVLDLFRAMVIEGVCPNHFTLSSVLKCCSGLNELKLGKVVHGWIIRNQIHVDAVLANSILDVYAKCGDVVVAERLFDLMRDKNTISWNVMIGAYLRDGDTEKSFNLFQRMPSKDVASWNTIIDGLMQNGLERSALELLYEMKEKGPVFNEVTFSIALGLASILSLLDVGRQVHGIVIRLGINSNEFIRTSLIDMYCKGGETEKASIVFNRWPLMFMSTENSEIAYKDAYACSSLVSGYVKNGNYENAFEVFNTMVQKCMKVDKFTITSIISASANVGILELGRKIHAYILKVGYYLDVHLSSSLIDMYSKCGSLDDALSVFKQSQDSNVVLWTSMIFSFALHGRGLLEEGREYFRLMKDVYGIKPGIEHYACMVDLYGRSGLLNEAKEFIYSNGISDQIAIWKSFLSSCQLHKRGDMGKWVSEKLIQLNSLDQEPYVLLSNMYATDQKWEQAALVRNQMQKGGLKKHPGQSWIQVNGQVHAFMMGDYSHPQAAEVHSYLGKLIG
- the LOC104445479 gene encoding putative pentatricopeptide repeat-containing protein At3g23330 isoform X3, producing the protein MKARLNLRADCRRLGSLPLFNHPPLLFGDSRAPATANPPILELDGVRRRYQHSAPVGRSRTETVAGTFHATAIKSGSVQNASVGNYVLALYAKARKSGDARKLFGVLPVQDVRGWTILLSSFARDGSCGMVLDLFRAMVIEGVCPNHFTLSSVLKCCSGLNELKLGKVVHGWIIRNQIHVDAVLANSILDVYAKCGDVVVAERLFDLMRDKNTISWNVMIGAYLRDGDTEKSFNLFQRMPSKDVASWNTIIDGLMQNGLERSALELLYEMKEKGPVFNEVTFSIALGLASILSLLDVGRQVHGIVIRLGINSNEFIRTSLIDMYCKGGETEKASIVFNRWPLMFMSTENSEIAYKDAYACSSLVSGYVKNGNYENAFEVFNTMVQKCMKVDKFTITSIISASANVGILELGRKIHAYILKVGYYLDVHLSSSLIDMYSKCGSLDDALSVFKQSQDSNVVLWTSMIFSFALHGRAIQDCLKRVVNISGS
- the LOC104445478 gene encoding uncharacterized protein LOC104445478 isoform X2; translated protein: MSKKKAFSGSTMTLKDFHGGSIPSDLPLPSAPGVTARPSDRPGFERQAPWGNPVGRPDVRARPNSSPATRHFDDKSPFLSQTMPIGRNFDEDERKPLDGISAPRRTISDDSIRVSSRVELKPQSATVGRVPSQQGQSQVLQLPSHPHSPYLGVAAEGAPLGISSTSAGGNNRPGVPGSSPNVWAARKEAAGVGESLQSAWSASNAASKLVHVSALEKVSSGRWQSKPTVPYQVDVEVSKFAEEESELITRGVDDGKYKRSNVVAVRENHDAPLARHAERNLNIAEGVHGGRKGLPDHMKVEDLVSSDGKEKNPLIYSESVKLVHTEGKLGQSRVQQPVPSEASERPKLKLFPRTRPLESSEPPSAEPKPGIVNPAKHALHGTESGSQVVERPKLTLKPRSQPIEGNGERDRNSVFGGARPRELVLRERGVDDVPVNNRDLGPSSDRLKNDVPRTERASGNVTPTNYSEQSENLVIDQRNGKKFERKDQRIVEKDDAQKRNWRNENRRNGREAERQQPPQHQQQQPERRPSPETWRKPVEEPPKPASPEAGVRFGKAASAVELAQAFSGSFSGQPSTPKLPGQKGIPAQPQMPFSRLTGPTPRPQINGY
- the LOC104445478 gene encoding uncharacterized protein LOC104445478 isoform X1 gives rise to the protein MSKKKAFSGSTMTLKDFHGGSIPSDLPLPSAPGVTARPSDRPGFERQAPWGNPVGRPDVRARPNSSPATRHFDDKSPFLSQTMPIGRNFDEDERKPLDGISAPRRTISDDSIRVSSRVELKPQSATVGRVPSQQGQSQVLQLPSHPHSPYLGVAAEGAPLGISSTSAGGNNRPGVPGSSPNVWAARKEAAGVGESLQSAWSASNAASKLVHVSALEKVSSGRWQSKPTVPYQVDVEVSKFAEEESELITRGVDDGKYKRSNVVAVRENHDAPLARHAERNLNIAEGVHGGRKGLPDHMKVEDLVSSDGKEKNPLIYSESVKLVHTEGKLGQSRVQQPVPSEASERPKLKLFPRTRPLESSEPPSAEPKPVHQRPIDSVHPGTTDELQGIVNPAKHALHGTESGSQVVERPKLTLKPRSQPIEGNGERDRNSVFGGARPRELVLRERGVDDVPVNNRDLGPSSDRLKNDVPRTERASGNVTPTNYSEQSENLVIDQRNGKKFERKDQRIVEKDDAQKRNWRNENRRNGREAERQQPPQHQQQQPERRPSPETWRKPVEEPPKPASPEAGVRFGKAASAVELAQAFSGSFSGQPSTPKLPGQKGIPAQPQMPFSRLTGPTPRPQINGY